One region of Marivirga arenosa genomic DNA includes:
- a CDS encoding peptidase domain-containing ABC transporter, which yields MDDNFKIHPFNRFLQLLKPEKSLVFTIYLYAIFAGLISLSLPLGIQAIINLIMGGQVSTSWVILVILVILGIVANGYLQVRQLTINEVLQQKIFSRASFEFAYRIPRLRLDQIKNQYLPELINRFFDTMSVQKGLSKILIDFSTAFFQIIFGLLLVSFYHPFFIVFSFFLVLLIFLIVRFTGPKGLKTSLVESKHKYETAHWLEELARNVETFKMAGESTLSLEKNDEKTDSYIKARKTHFDVIINQFSLMIGFKAVVAAGLLLIGGILVIEQQMNIGQFVAAEIIVILIINSVEKMIFTIESIYDVLTSVEKIAAVTDLPLEDVINNTKDFNQQEAMSLKLKKVTLTDKTTDYVYLNNLELDVKGGEKIGIAGDTNTGKAILLQFVSGWYNDYEGNILYNGIPANDLNLTDIRREIGDCMSTGNLFQGTIEENIMIGSPLCSFSEVQKAAEITGLSEFIESSNKGYQIMIYPGDNTFPKKIQQQIKWTRGILGNKSLILWEDVFGTTSREEKLKFTDYLCDKSINRTVLMVSNDMKILQKCDRVLGMEGGEIIYDIPSSEIKENEWFKKTCMNSNA from the coding sequence ATGGACGATAACTTTAAAATACATCCTTTTAATAGATTTCTTCAGTTACTTAAACCTGAGAAAAGCCTAGTTTTCACCATTTACCTCTATGCAATTTTTGCAGGTTTAATTAGTTTATCCTTGCCTTTGGGTATACAAGCAATTATAAATCTAATCATGGGGGGTCAGGTAAGTACTTCCTGGGTTATACTTGTGATTTTGGTTATATTAGGTATAGTGGCTAATGGGTATTTGCAGGTACGTCAATTAACTATTAATGAGGTATTACAGCAAAAAATATTTAGTCGTGCTTCATTTGAATTTGCCTATCGTATTCCAAGATTGAGACTAGACCAAATCAAAAACCAATATCTACCTGAATTGATTAACCGGTTTTTTGATACCATGTCAGTTCAAAAAGGCTTATCTAAAATTTTAATTGATTTTTCGACCGCCTTTTTTCAAATCATATTTGGTTTATTATTAGTCTCTTTTTATCACCCGTTTTTTATTGTTTTTTCTTTTTTCCTAGTTCTGCTAATATTTTTAATCGTACGGTTTACTGGGCCAAAAGGACTAAAAACCTCTCTTGTAGAGTCAAAGCACAAATATGAAACAGCACATTGGTTAGAAGAATTAGCTAGAAACGTAGAAACCTTTAAAATGGCCGGTGAGTCTACCTTGTCATTAGAAAAAAATGATGAAAAAACTGACTCATACATAAAAGCAAGAAAAACCCACTTTGACGTAATTATCAATCAGTTCTCTTTAATGATTGGTTTTAAAGCAGTAGTGGCAGCAGGCTTATTGTTAATCGGAGGTATTCTGGTAATTGAACAGCAAATGAATATTGGTCAGTTTGTCGCTGCTGAAATTATAGTGATTTTGATTATTAATTCAGTTGAAAAAATGATTTTTACGATTGAGTCGATATATGATGTATTAACTTCAGTAGAAAAAATTGCCGCTGTAACTGATTTACCTTTGGAAGATGTCATCAATAATACAAAAGACTTCAATCAACAAGAGGCCATGTCTCTAAAGTTGAAAAAGGTTACACTTACGGACAAAACGACCGATTATGTTTACTTAAACAATCTTGAATTAGATGTTAAGGGAGGAGAAAAAATAGGAATTGCGGGGGATACTAATACTGGAAAAGCAATTCTATTACAATTTGTAAGTGGTTGGTATAATGATTACGAAGGAAATATTTTATATAACGGTATCCCTGCTAATGATCTTAATTTAACCGATATTAGAAGAGAAATCGGTGATTGCATGTCAACAGGAAATCTGTTTCAGGGCACCATTGAAGAAAATATAATGATTGGTTCCCCATTATGTAGTTTCTCTGAAGTGCAAAAGGCAGCAGAAATAACCGGTCTATCAGAATTTATAGAATCCTCCAACAAAGGATATCAAATCATGATATATCCGGGAGACAATACATTTCCTAAAAAAATTCAACAACAAATAAAATGGACTCGAGGTATTTTAGGCAATAAGTCATTGATTCTTTGGGAGGATGTTTTTGGAACTACTTCAAGAGAAGAAAAACTAAAGTTCACAGATTATTTGTGTGATAAGTCTATCAACAGAACCGTATTGATGGTTAGTAATGATATGAAAATATTGCAAAAGTGTGACCGGGTACTTGGTATGGAAGGTGGTGAAATTATCTATGATATCCCTTCTTCTGAAATAAAGGAAAACGAATGGTTCAAAAAAACTTGTATGAATAGCAATGCTTAA
- a CDS encoding TetR/AcrR family transcriptional regulator, whose product MDYTLPTIKIELNPHLYQKDPESSELGRNILSKSLEMIDTMGLERFTFGKLAKALCTTESSIYRYFESKHKLLLYFYNWYWSWIDLQLAFSTTNISDPTQKLKRAVEVICKPEDEENKINTLNYQQLINIVISESSKAYLTKEVDKENKYGLFLAFKKVSKHLAEIMLEINPKFGHANTLASTSIVGILHQQFFAAHMPSLSDIHSDTEELSNVFYQIILKNLQH is encoded by the coding sequence AGACCCAGAATCATCTGAATTGGGAAGAAATATTCTCTCCAAATCATTAGAGATGATTGATACAATGGGACTTGAAAGATTTACTTTTGGTAAACTTGCAAAGGCATTATGCACAACAGAAAGTTCGATTTATCGCTATTTTGAAAGTAAACACAAGCTTTTATTGTACTTTTACAATTGGTATTGGAGCTGGATTGATTTACAACTTGCATTTAGTACTACAAATATTAGCGATCCTACCCAAAAATTAAAGCGTGCGGTAGAGGTTATTTGTAAACCAGAAGACGAAGAGAATAAAATTAATACCTTAAACTATCAACAACTCATAAACATTGTAATTTCAGAATCATCTAAAGCATATTTGACAAAAGAAGTCGATAAAGAGAATAAATATGGTTTGTTTTTAGCTTTTAAAAAGGTATCAAAGCATTTAGCCGAGATAATGCTAGAAATAAATCCAAAATTTGGACACGCCAATACTTTGGCCTCAACAAGTATAGTGGGGATATTGCATCAACAGTTTTTTGCTGCACATATGCCTTCTCTTTCCGATATTCATTCCGATACTGAGGAATTATCAAATGTTTTTTACCAAATCATCCTTAAAAACCTACAGCACTAA